A single Streptomyces sp. Edi2 DNA region contains:
- a CDS encoding ubiquitin-like protein Pup gives MATKDSGGGQAKATRSTEEVEEQTEDAQASEDLKERQEKLSDDVDSVLDEIDDVLEENAEDFVRSFVQKGGQ, from the coding sequence ATGGCGACCAAGGACAGCGGCGGCGGACAGGCGAAGGCCACGCGTTCCACGGAAGAGGTCGAGGAGCAGACAGAGGACGCGCAGGCCTCGGAAGACCTCAAGGAACGCCAGGAGAAGTTGTCGGACGACGTGGACTCGGTGCTGGACGAGATCGACGATGTCCTCGAGGAGAACGCAGAAGATTTCGTGCGCTCCTTCGTTCAAAAGGGCGGTCAGTAG
- the prcB gene encoding proteasome subunit beta, giving the protein MEANTRITGRLPAAFLTPGSSSFMDFLGEHSPTLLPGNRPLPPVQGAIEAPHGTTIVAAAFPGGAVLAGDRRATMGNVIAQRDIEKVFPADEYSAVGIAGTAGLAVEMVKLFQLELEHFEKVEGAQLSLEGKANRLSTMIRSNLGMAMQGLAVVPLFAGYDLDREKGRIFSYDVTGGRSEEHGYAATGSGSVFARSALKKLFREDFTEDQAATAVVQALYDAADDDSATGGPDMGRRIYPIVTVITEDGFKRLTDDEVSQIARAVHERRLEQPDGPRAALL; this is encoded by the coding sequence GTGGAAGCCAATACCCGAATCACCGGGCGTCTGCCAGCTGCCTTCCTGACGCCTGGATCCTCGTCCTTCATGGATTTCCTCGGTGAGCACTCGCCCACGCTGCTGCCGGGCAACCGCCCGTTGCCGCCGGTGCAGGGTGCCATCGAGGCGCCGCACGGCACGACGATCGTTGCCGCGGCGTTCCCCGGAGGCGCGGTGCTCGCCGGCGACCGGCGGGCGACCATGGGCAATGTCATCGCGCAGCGTGATATCGAGAAGGTCTTCCCGGCCGACGAGTATTCGGCGGTCGGCATCGCGGGCACGGCGGGCCTCGCGGTGGAGATGGTCAAGCTCTTCCAACTGGAGCTGGAGCACTTCGAGAAGGTCGAGGGCGCCCAACTCTCCCTGGAGGGCAAGGCGAATCGTCTGTCGACGATGATTCGCAGCAACCTGGGCATGGCCATGCAGGGCCTGGCCGTGGTGCCGTTGTTCGCCGGCTATGACCTCGACCGCGAGAAGGGCCGGATCTTCTCGTACGACGTGACCGGCGGGCGGTCGGAGGAGCACGGCTATGCGGCGACGGGTTCCGGCTCGGTCTTTGCGCGCAGTGCGCTGAAGAAGCTCTTCCGGGAGGATTTCACGGAGGATCAGGCCGCCACCGCCGTCGTCCAGGCCCTGTATGACGCGGCCGATGACGACTCTGCGACCGGCGGGCCCGACATGGGGCGGAGGATCTACCCGATCGTCACGGTGATCACCGAGGACGGCTTCAAGAGGCTCACCGACGACGAGGTCTCGCAGATCGCCCGTGCCGTGCACGAGCGCCGCCTCGAACAGCCCGACGGCCCGCGCGCCGCGCTGCTCTGA
- a CDS encoding LacI family DNA-binding transcriptional regulator — translation MTSNETSTPGRRPAAARTTSRDVARAAGVSQAAVSLVLGGKWRGRVSPAKAEAVRTAARELGYRPNLAARSLRMGRTRTVLLVVPALTTEFFARVYTGAARVAAEHDFGVVLYPSPEGIGPARDPFDSAAATLDGVIASSMAAEALTALRDADLPLVMLDSDPDDDRATATVNLDIADGVRQLTGHLTALGHRRITHLAADVDSWTFELRARAVTEALEGTPGALLRRQPAALRVDAGLHAAHAALTAPGPRPTALLCDDDLIAAGACKAVRRLGLRVPEDVSVTGFDDLALALAVEPELTTVRLPAEEFGEAGMRALMSVLDGQPAEAPTLPVELITRGSTAPAADVP, via the coding sequence GTGACCAGCAACGAGACCAGCACACCCGGCCGGCGCCCGGCCGCCGCGCGCACGACCAGCCGGGACGTGGCCCGTGCCGCCGGAGTCTCCCAGGCCGCCGTCTCGCTCGTGCTGGGCGGCAAATGGCGCGGCCGGGTCTCCCCCGCCAAGGCCGAAGCCGTCCGCACCGCCGCCCGCGAGCTGGGCTACCGCCCCAACCTTGCCGCCCGCAGCCTGCGGATGGGCCGCACCCGCACCGTGCTGCTGGTCGTCCCCGCCCTGACCACCGAATTCTTCGCCCGCGTCTACACCGGAGCGGCCCGGGTCGCCGCCGAGCACGACTTCGGAGTGGTCCTCTACCCCTCCCCCGAGGGCATCGGCCCGGCCCGCGACCCCTTCGACTCCGCGGCGGCCACCCTGGACGGCGTGATCGCCTCGTCGATGGCCGCCGAAGCCCTCACCGCGCTCCGCGACGCGGACCTGCCGCTGGTCATGCTGGACAGCGACCCCGACGACGACCGGGCCACCGCCACCGTCAACCTCGACATCGCCGACGGCGTCCGGCAGTTGACCGGCCATCTGACGGCCCTCGGCCACCGCCGCATCACCCACCTCGCCGCCGATGTGGACTCCTGGACCTTCGAGCTGCGCGCCCGCGCCGTCACCGAGGCCCTGGAGGGCACCCCCGGCGCACTGCTGCGCCGGCAGCCGGCCGCCCTCCGGGTCGACGCCGGGCTGCACGCCGCCCACGCCGCCCTGACCGCCCCCGGCCCCCGCCCCACCGCCCTGCTCTGCGACGACGACCTCATCGCCGCGGGCGCCTGCAAAGCCGTACGCCGTCTGGGCCTGCGGGTGCCCGAGGACGTCTCCGTCACCGGCTTCGACGACCTGGCCCTGGCCCTCGCCGTCGAGCCGGAACTGACGACCGTACGGCTGCCCGCCGAGGAGTTCGGCGAGGCCGGGATGCGGGCCCTGATGAGCGTGCTCGACGGTCAGCCGGCCGAGGCCCCGACCCTGCCGGTCGAACTGATCACCCGGGGCTCCACCGCTCCGGCCGCGGACGTCCCGTGA
- the dop gene encoding depupylase/deamidase Dop — protein MTVRRVMGIETEYGISVPGHPNANAMLTSSQVVNAYAAAMHRARRARWDFEEENPLRDARGFDLARDNADASQLTDEDIGLANVILTNGARLYVDHAHPEYSAPEVTNPRDAVLWDKAGERIMAEAAERAAQVPGAQPIHLYKNNTDNKGASYGTHENYLMKRETPFSDIVRHLTPFFVSRQVITGAGRVGIGQDGHEHGFQLSQRADYFEVEVGLETTLKRPIINTRDEPHADAEKYRRLHVIIGDANLSEISTYLKLGTTSLVLSMIEDGFIAVDLAVDQPVRTLHQVSHDPSLQHLITLRSGRTLTGVQLQMEYFELARKYVEDRYGADADEQTKDVLTRWEDVLGRLENDPMSLSGELDWVAKRELMEGYRRRDGLEWDAARLHLIDLQYADVRPEKGLYNRLAARGKMKRLLDEPQVERAEQKPPEDTRAYFRGRCLEQYADDVAAASWDSVIFDLPGRDSLQRVPTLEPLRGTRKHVKELLDRCRTAEELVRTLSGR, from the coding sequence ATGACCGTACGGCGAGTAATGGGAATCGAGACGGAGTACGGGATCTCCGTCCCCGGTCACCCGAACGCCAATGCCATGCTCACCTCGTCCCAGGTCGTCAACGCCTACGCGGCCGCGATGCACCGGGCACGCCGTGCCCGCTGGGATTTCGAGGAGGAGAACCCGCTGCGGGACGCCCGCGGCTTCGACCTCGCACGTGACAACGCGGACGCCAGCCAGCTCACGGACGAGGACATCGGCCTGGCGAACGTGATCCTCACCAATGGCGCCCGGCTCTACGTGGACCACGCCCACCCCGAGTACAGCGCCCCCGAGGTCACCAACCCGCGTGACGCCGTGCTGTGGGACAAGGCCGGCGAGCGGATCATGGCCGAGGCGGCCGAACGGGCCGCCCAGGTACCCGGCGCCCAGCCCATCCACCTCTACAAGAACAACACCGACAACAAGGGCGCTTCCTACGGGACGCACGAGAACTACCTGATGAAGCGGGAGACCCCCTTCTCGGACATCGTGCGGCACCTGACGCCGTTCTTCGTCTCCCGCCAGGTGATCACCGGCGCAGGCAGGGTCGGCATCGGCCAGGACGGCCACGAGCACGGCTTCCAGCTCAGCCAGCGCGCCGACTACTTCGAGGTGGAGGTCGGGCTGGAGACGACGCTCAAACGGCCCATCATCAACACCCGCGACGAACCGCACGCGGACGCGGAGAAGTACCGCCGGCTCCACGTGATCATCGGGGACGCGAACCTCTCCGAGATCTCGACGTACCTGAAGCTGGGCACCACCTCCCTGGTGCTCTCGATGATCGAGGACGGCTTCATCGCCGTCGACCTGGCCGTCGACCAGCCGGTGCGCACCCTCCACCAGGTCTCGCACGACCCCTCCCTGCAACACCTGATCACGCTCCGCAGCGGCCGCACGCTCACCGGCGTACAGCTCCAGATGGAGTACTTCGAGCTGGCCCGCAAATACGTCGAGGACCGCTACGGAGCGGATGCGGACGAGCAGACCAAGGACGTCCTGACCCGGTGGGAGGACGTGCTCGGCCGGCTGGAGAACGACCCGATGAGCCTGTCCGGCGAGCTGGACTGGGTCGCCAAGCGGGAGCTGATGGAGGGCTACCGGCGCCGCGACGGCCTGGAGTGGGACGCGGCGCGACTGCACCTCATCGACCTGCAGTACGCCGACGTGCGGCCCGAGAAGGGCCTGTACAACCGTCTGGCGGCCCGCGGGAAGATGAAGCGGCTCCTGGACGAGCCCCAGGTCGAGCGGGCCGAGCAGAAGCCTCCGGAGGACACCAGGGCCTACTTCCGCGGCCGCTGCCTCGAGCAGTACGCGGACGATGTCGCGGCCGCCTCATGGGATTCGGTCATCTTTGATCTGCCCGGGCGTGACTCCCTGCAACGGGTTCCCACCCTGGAGCCGCTGCGGGGGACCCGGAAGCACGTCAAGGAGCTTCTTGACCGCTGCCGTACCGCGGAGGAGCTGGTGAGGACGCTGTCCGGACGCTGA
- a CDS encoding MFS transporter: MAAGYAELLRTRHAARLLAGTLVGRLPNATAALAVVLFVRAEGGSYALAGALSAVYGVCNAIGQPLLGRAVDLYGQPRVMLPAAVLSALGMALLAAVGLDVLWLAYAAMVIAGFFTPPLEGGLRALWPGVLKRADRVHAAYALDAVAQEVMFAVGPLLVTLCVAAWSEGAALLVINLLGVLGALSVVVSEPSRQWRSGPREAHWLGALRSAGMLVLIGAFFFVGLALGSIAVAAVAYAEEHGGGMAVSSWLLSALGIGALIGGLGYGAREWPGRPESRLRLLIGLLALGYLPLVLVPGVAGMTVLTGVAGVFLAPALACAFVVVDRHAPRGTVTEAFSWLVTTFGVGSAVGASVVGPAVEGGGAVAGFTVAGAGGLAALLVLLSTKRFLGDPVLRTAGAAPAENDRNGAVEPGFRAGRQA, translated from the coding sequence ATGGCCGCGGGATATGCGGAGCTGCTCAGAACCCGGCATGCGGCCCGGCTTCTGGCGGGGACGCTGGTCGGCAGGCTGCCGAACGCCACCGCGGCACTGGCCGTGGTCCTCTTCGTACGCGCCGAGGGCGGCAGCTATGCCTTGGCCGGTGCGCTCTCCGCGGTCTACGGCGTCTGCAACGCCATCGGCCAGCCGCTGCTGGGCCGGGCGGTGGACCTCTACGGCCAGCCGCGGGTGATGCTGCCCGCCGCGGTGCTCTCCGCGCTCGGGATGGCGCTGCTCGCGGCCGTCGGCCTGGATGTGCTGTGGCTCGCCTACGCCGCCATGGTGATCGCCGGTTTCTTCACCCCGCCCCTGGAGGGCGGTCTGCGGGCGCTGTGGCCCGGGGTGCTCAAGCGTGCGGACCGGGTGCACGCCGCCTATGCGCTGGACGCGGTGGCGCAGGAAGTCATGTTCGCGGTGGGACCGTTGCTGGTGACACTGTGCGTGGCGGCCTGGTCGGAGGGGGCGGCGCTGTTGGTGATCAACCTGCTCGGGGTCCTCGGGGCGCTCTCCGTCGTGGTCTCCGAACCGTCCCGGCAGTGGCGCAGCGGGCCGCGTGAGGCGCACTGGCTGGGTGCGTTGCGCTCGGCCGGGATGCTGGTGCTGATCGGGGCGTTCTTCTTCGTGGGGCTGGCGCTGGGCTCGATCGCGGTCGCGGCGGTGGCGTATGCGGAGGAGCACGGCGGGGGGATGGCGGTCTCCAGCTGGCTGCTGTCCGCGCTGGGTATCGGCGCGCTGATCGGTGGCCTCGGCTACGGCGCGCGCGAGTGGCCGGGGCGGCCGGAGAGCCGGCTGCGGCTGCTGATCGGGCTGCTGGCGCTGGGCTATCTGCCACTGGTGCTGGTGCCGGGGGTGGCCGGAATGACGGTGTTGACCGGGGTCGCGGGGGTGTTCCTGGCGCCGGCGCTGGCCTGTGCGTTCGTGGTGGTGGACCGTCATGCGCCCCGGGGCACGGTCACGGAGGCGTTTTCCTGGCTGGTGACGACGTTCGGTGTCGGATCGGCGGTGGGTGCTTCCGTGGTGGGCCCGGCCGTGGAAGGCGGCGGCGCGGTGGCGGGTTTCACGGTGGCCGGCGCCGGTGGGCTCGCCGCGCTGCTCGTCCTTTTGTCGACGAAGCGATTTCTCGGGGATCCCGTGCTGCGTACGGCAGGTGCGGCCCCGGCGGAAAATGATCGAAACGGGGCCGTCGAACCCGGTTTCAGAGCAGGCCGTCAGGCGTAA
- the pafA gene encoding Pup--protein ligase, with protein sequence MDRRIFGLENEYGVTCTFRGQRRLSPDEVARYLFRRVVSWGRSSNVFLRNGARLYLDVGSHPEYATPECDNVTELVTHDKAGERILEGLLVDAERRLHEEGIAGDVYLFKNNTDSAGNSYGCHENYLVARHGEFSRLADILIPFLVTRQLLCGAGKVLQTPRGAVYCVSQRAEHIWEGVSSATTRSRPIINTRDEPHADAERYRRLHVIVGDSNMSETTMMLKVGATDLVLRMIEAGTVMRDLTLENPIRAIREVSHDITGQRKVRLASGREASALEVQQEYYEKAVDFCDRRGIRTGTVERVLELWGRTLEAIREEELDRISTEIDWVMKHQLIERYRTKNNITMSHPRVAQIDLAYHDIHRRRGLYYLLERKGQAARICNDVKIFEGKSVPPQTTRARLRGDFIRRAQEQRRDFTVDWVHLKLNDQAQRTVLCKDPFRSVDDRVEKLIAGM encoded by the coding sequence ATGGACCGCCGCATTTTCGGGCTGGAGAACGAGTACGGCGTCACGTGCACGTTCAGGGGACAGCGCCGACTGTCGCCTGACGAAGTGGCGCGGTACCTCTTCCGCCGTGTCGTGTCATGGGGCCGCAGCAGCAATGTCTTCCTGCGGAACGGCGCCCGCCTGTACTTGGACGTGGGTTCGCACCCGGAATACGCAACTCCCGAGTGCGACAACGTGACCGAGCTGGTCACGCACGACAAGGCCGGCGAGCGCATTCTCGAAGGCCTGCTCGTCGACGCCGAACGCCGCCTGCACGAGGAGGGAATCGCGGGCGACGTCTATCTCTTCAAGAACAACACCGATTCGGCGGGAAACTCCTACGGATGCCACGAGAATTACCTCGTGGCCCGTCATGGTGAGTTCTCCCGGCTCGCGGACATCCTCATCCCGTTCCTCGTCACCCGTCAGCTGCTGTGCGGCGCGGGCAAGGTGCTGCAGACTCCGCGGGGCGCCGTCTACTGCGTCAGCCAGCGCGCGGAGCACATCTGGGAGGGGGTCTCCTCGGCGACCACCCGTTCCCGGCCGATCATCAACACCCGCGATGAACCGCATGCGGATGCCGAGCGCTATCGCCGGCTGCATGTCATCGTCGGGGACTCCAATATGTCCGAGACGACCATGATGCTGAAGGTCGGGGCCACCGATCTCGTACTGCGCATGATCGAGGCGGGCACGGTCATGCGGGATCTGACGCTGGAGAACCCGATCCGGGCCATCCGTGAGGTCAGCCATGACATCACCGGGCAGCGCAAGGTGCGGCTGGCCAGCGGGCGCGAGGCATCGGCGCTCGAGGTCCAGCAGGAGTACTACGAAAAGGCCGTGGATTTCTGCGACCGCCGCGGAATCCGTACGGGCACCGTCGAACGGGTCCTGGAACTCTGGGGCCGCACGCTCGAGGCGATCCGGGAGGAGGAGCTGGACCGTATCTCCACCGAGATCGACTGGGTGATGAAACATCAACTGATCGAGCGGTATCGCACAAAGAACAACATCACCATGTCCCACCCCCGGGTGGCGCAGATAGACCTCGCTTATCACGACATCCACCGCCGCCGGGGGCTGTACTACCTCCTGGAGCGGAAGGGGCAAGCGGCGCGGATCTGTAATGACGTGAAGATCTTCGAGGGCAAGTCGGTGCCGCCGCAGACCACTCGCGCCAGGCTGCGCGGTGACTTCATTCGCCGGGCGCAGGAGCAACGCCGTGACTTCACGGTCGACTGGGTGCATCTCAAGCTGAATGACCAGGCGCAGCGCACGGTGCTGTGCAAGGACCCCTTCCGTTCGGTGGACGACCGGGTGGAGAAGCTGATCGCCGGCATGTGA
- a CDS encoding tRNA (adenine-N1)-methyltransferase, with amino-acid sequence MSEPTGAARRRGPFKVGDQVQLTDPKGRHYTFTLEEGKSFHTHKGAFPHDELIGAPEGSVVRTTGNVAYLALRPLLPDYVLSMPRGAAVVYPKDAGQILAMADIFPGARVVEAGVGSGSLSSFLLRAIGDDGMLHSYERRADFAEIATQNVERYFGGPHPAWTLTVGDLQDNLSDADVDRVILDMLAPWECLEAVSKALVPGGILCAYVATTTQMARTVEAIREHGTFNEPSAWETMVRTWHVEGLAVRPDHRMIGHTGFLLTARRLADGVEPPLRRRRPAKGAYGEDYTGPGKDQAAASQGSSAERG; translated from the coding sequence ATGTCCGAACCGACCGGTGCCGCCCGCCGTCGCGGGCCCTTCAAGGTCGGGGACCAGGTCCAGCTCACCGATCCCAAGGGACGCCACTACACCTTCACGCTCGAAGAGGGAAAAAGCTTCCACACCCACAAGGGAGCTTTCCCCCACGACGAGCTGATTGGTGCTCCCGAGGGCAGCGTTGTCCGTACCACCGGGAACGTCGCCTACCTCGCGCTGCGCCCGCTGCTCCCCGACTATGTCCTGTCCATGCCCCGCGGTGCCGCCGTGGTCTACCCCAAGGACGCGGGGCAGATCCTGGCGATGGCCGACATCTTCCCCGGCGCCCGCGTCGTCGAGGCCGGTGTGGGCTCCGGCTCGCTCAGCAGCTTCCTGCTGCGCGCCATCGGCGACGACGGCATGCTGCACTCCTACGAGCGCCGCGCCGACTTCGCCGAGATCGCCACCCAGAACGTCGAGCGCTACTTCGGCGGTCCGCACCCCGCATGGACGCTCACCGTCGGTGACCTGCAGGACAACCTCTCCGACGCCGACGTCGACCGCGTCATCCTCGACATGCTCGCCCCCTGGGAGTGCCTGGAGGCCGTCTCCAAGGCCCTGGTCCCCGGCGGCATCCTCTGCGCCTACGTCGCGACGACGACGCAGATGGCCCGCACGGTCGAGGCGATCCGCGAACACGGCACCTTCAACGAGCCCTCGGCCTGGGAAACCATGGTCCGCACCTGGCACGTCGAGGGCCTGGCCGTCCGCCCCGACCACCGCATGATCGGCCACACCGGCTTCCTGCTGACCGCCCGCCGGCTCGCCGACGGCGTCGAGCCCCCGCTGCGCCGCCGCCGCCCCGCCAAGGGCGCCTACGGCGAGGACTACACCGGACCGGGCAAGGACCAGGCGGCTGCCTCCCAGGGCAGCTCCGCCGAGCGCGGCTGA
- a CDS encoding ferredoxin, producing the protein MTAQDEAPELEVWIDQDLCTGDGICAQYAPEVFELDIDGLAYVKSTEDELLQDKGATTPVPLKLLDDVRDSAKECPGDCIHVRRVKDLVEVYGPDAE; encoded by the coding sequence ATGACCGCACAGGACGAAGCCCCAGAGCTGGAAGTATGGATCGACCAGGATCTGTGCACCGGGGACGGCATCTGTGCGCAGTACGCGCCGGAGGTCTTCGAGCTCGACATCGACGGGCTGGCTTATGTGAAGAGCACCGAGGACGAGCTGCTGCAGGACAAGGGGGCCACAACCCCCGTCCCGCTGAAGCTGCTCGATGACGTCCGGGACTCCGCGAAGGAGTGCCCCGGGGACTGCATCCACGTCCGCCGGGTCAAGGACCTGGTCGAGGTCTACGGCCCGGACGCGGAGTAG
- a CDS encoding endonuclease domain-containing protein has product MPEESGVKAVRGARRTSRGQPSQGTGRCLVGCRPAAGGARRPATRLVRWPRGATSGRAWWCRRAASTAHPVQVDHDHETGKVRGVLCFSCSAALGQFKDRPDVLRRAAEYLEGNVWKPIPESPGVCQLPS; this is encoded by the coding sequence GTGCCAGAAGAGTCAGGCGTGAAGGCTGTCCGTGGTGCACGGAGGACAAGCCGCGGACAGCCTTCGCAAGGAACAGGGCGATGCTTGGTGGGTTGCCGGCCCGCTGCCGGGGGTGCGCGCCGGCCTGCCACCAGGCTCGTCAGATGGCCAAGGGGTGCAACGTCCGGCCGCGCGTGGTGGTGCCGGCGGGCCGCGAGCACTGCCCACCCCGTGCAGGTGGATCACGATCACGAGACGGGTAAGGTCCGAGGCGTACTGTGCTTCAGTTGCAGTGCAGCCTTGGGTCAATTCAAGGATCGGCCGGACGTATTGAGGCGGGCGGCCGAGTATCTGGAAGGAAACGTGTGGAAGCCAATACCCGAATCACCGGGCGTCTGCCAGCTGCCTTCCTGA
- the prcA gene encoding proteasome subunit alpha, which translates to MSTPFYVSPQQAMADRAEYARKGIARGRSVVVLQYTDGVVFVAENPSRALHKVSEIYDRIAFAAVGKYNEFENLRIGGVRYADLRGYTYDREDVTARGLANVYAQTLGTIFSSAAEKPYEVELIVAEVGAAPEDDQIYRLPHDGSIVDEHGSVAVGGNADQISSYLDQRHRDGMTLAEALKLAMESLSRDNNGSERRLTAEQLEVATLDRTRPQQRKFKRILGRQLSRLLDESGGADAGEAADADADADAGAGESGATAGESGDKGAKDKGSKQDKSKGASGDEGSDGEPLL; encoded by the coding sequence GTGTCGACGCCGTTCTATGTCTCACCCCAGCAGGCCATGGCGGACCGCGCCGAGTACGCCCGCAAGGGCATCGCGCGCGGCCGGAGTGTCGTGGTGCTGCAGTACACCGACGGCGTGGTCTTCGTCGCCGAGAATCCCTCCCGCGCCCTGCACAAGGTCAGCGAGATCTATGACCGGATCGCCTTTGCGGCGGTCGGCAAGTACAACGAGTTCGAGAACCTGCGCATCGGCGGGGTGCGCTACGCCGATCTGCGGGGCTACACCTACGACCGTGAGGACGTGACCGCGCGGGGTCTGGCGAATGTCTACGCCCAGACGCTCGGCACGATCTTCTCCAGCGCCGCCGAGAAGCCCTACGAGGTCGAGCTGATCGTCGCCGAGGTCGGCGCGGCCCCCGAGGACGACCAGATCTACCGCCTTCCGCACGACGGCTCGATCGTCGACGAGCACGGCTCGGTGGCGGTCGGCGGCAACGCGGACCAGATCAGCAGCTACCTCGACCAGCGCCACCGCGACGGTATGACGCTGGCCGAGGCGCTCAAGCTGGCCATGGAGTCGCTGTCGCGGGACAACAACGGCAGCGAGCGCCGGCTGACCGCCGAGCAGCTGGAGGTCGCGACGCTGGACCGTACGCGTCCCCAGCAGCGCAAGTTCAAGCGGATCCTGGGGCGGCAGCTGTCCCGGCTGCTGGACGAGAGCGGCGGGGCGGACGCCGGTGAGGCGGCGGACGCGGATGCGGATGCGGACGCCGGTGCCGGGGAGTCCGGGGCCACCGCCGGCGAAAGCGGCGACAAGGGCGCGAAGGACAAGGGAAGCAAGCAGGACAAGAGCAAGGGAGCGTCGGGCGACGAGGGCTCCGACGGGGAGCCCCTGCTCTGA
- the arc gene encoding proteasome ATPase produces the protein MAAHDDDINRGIRPGRGSEDPAGQVAYLEQEIAVLRRKLADSPRHTRILEERIVELQTNLAGVSAQNERLANTLREARDQIVALKEEVDRLAQPPAGFGVFLQANEDDTVDIFTGGRKLRVNVSPSVETGDLRRGQEVMLNEALNVVEAMEYESAGDIVTLKEILEDGERALVIGHTDEERVVRLAEPLLDITIRPGDALLLEPRSGYVYEVIPKSEVEELVLEEVPDIDYTKIGGLGGQIELIRDAVELPYLYPDLFKEHELRPPKGVLLYGPPGCGKTLIAKAVANSLAKKVAEVTGQPAGKSFFLNIKGPELLNKYVGETERHIRLVFQRAREKASEGTPVIVFFDEMDSLFRTRGSGVSSDVENTIVPQLLSEIDGVEGLENVIVIGASNREDMIDPAILRPGRLDVKIKIERPDAEAAKDIFSKYLTERLPLHSDDLAEHGDSRKAAVSGMIQSVVEQMYAESEENRFLEVTYANGDKEVLYFKDFNSGAMIENIVGRAKKMAIKAFLEHNQKGLRVSHLLQACVDEFKENEDLPNTTNPDDWARISGKKGERIVYIRTLVTGKQGADTGRSIDTVANTGQYL, from the coding sequence GTGGCAGCCCACGACGACGACATCAACCGCGGCATCCGGCCGGGGCGGGGGTCTGAAGATCCCGCCGGCCAGGTTGCCTATCTCGAGCAGGAGATCGCCGTCCTGCGACGCAAGCTCGCCGACTCTCCGCGTCACACGAGGATTCTCGAAGAGCGGATCGTCGAGCTGCAGACCAACCTGGCCGGCGTCTCGGCGCAGAACGAGCGTCTCGCCAATACTCTCCGCGAGGCCCGCGACCAGATCGTGGCGCTCAAGGAGGAGGTCGACCGGCTCGCGCAGCCGCCGGCCGGCTTCGGTGTCTTCCTGCAGGCGAACGAGGACGACACGGTCGACATTTTCACCGGAGGCAGAAAGCTCCGGGTGAATGTCAGCCCCAGTGTGGAGACCGGGGACCTCAGGCGCGGCCAAGAGGTCATGCTCAATGAAGCGCTCAACGTGGTCGAGGCCATGGAGTACGAGAGCGCCGGCGACATCGTCACCCTCAAGGAGATCCTCGAGGACGGCGAGCGCGCCCTGGTGATCGGGCACACCGACGAGGAACGGGTGGTCAGGCTCGCCGAGCCGCTGCTGGACATCACCATCCGCCCCGGCGACGCCCTGCTCCTCGAGCCCCGTTCCGGCTACGTCTACGAGGTCATCCCGAAGAGCGAGGTCGAGGAGCTCGTCCTCGAAGAGGTTCCGGACATCGACTACACCAAGATCGGCGGTCTGGGCGGCCAGATCGAACTGATCCGGGACGCGGTCGAGCTTCCGTACCTCTACCCCGACCTCTTCAAGGAGCACGAACTCCGCCCGCCCAAGGGCGTCTTGCTCTACGGCCCGCCGGGCTGTGGCAAGACGCTCATCGCCAAGGCGGTCGCCAACTCCCTTGCCAAGAAGGTCGCCGAGGTGACCGGGCAGCCCGCGGGGAAGAGCTTCTTCCTCAACATCAAGGGCCCCGAGCTGCTCAACAAGTACGTCGGTGAGACGGAGCGGCACATCCGGCTGGTCTTCCAGCGGGCCAGGGAAAAGGCGAGCGAGGGCACCCCCGTCATCGTCTTCTTCGACGAGATGGACTCCCTCTTCCGTACCCGGGGGTCCGGTGTCAGCTCGGACGTGGAGAACACCATTGTCCCGCAGCTGCTCTCCGAGATCGACGGTGTCGAGGGCCTGGAAAACGTGATCGTGATCGGTGCCTCGAACCGCGAGGACATGATCGACCCGGCGATCCTGCGCCCCGGCCGTCTCGACGTGAAGATCAAGATCGAGCGCCCGGACGCGGAGGCCGCCAAGGACATCTTCTCGAAGTACCTCACGGAAAGGCTGCCACTGCACTCCGACGATCTCGCCGAACACGGCGACTCGCGGAAGGCCGCAGTCAGCGGAATGATCCAGTCGGTCGTTGAGCAGATGTACGCGGAATCCGAGGAGAATCGCTTCCTGGAGGTCACCTACGCCAATGGTGACAAGGAAGTCCTCTATTTCAAGGACTTCAACTCAGGTGCGATGATCGAAAACATCGTAGGACGCGCAAAGAAGATGGCCATCAAGGCCTTCCTCGAACACAATCAGAAGGGGCTCCGCGTCTCCCACCTCCTCCAGGCTTGCGTGGACGAGTTCAAGGAGAACGAGGACCTGCCCAACACCACCAACCCGGACGACTGGGCCCGTATCTCCGGAAAGAAGGGCGAGCGGATCGTCTACATCCGTACGCTCGTCACCGGAAAGCAGGGCGCGGACACCGGTCGTTCCATCGATACGGTGGCGAATACCGGCCAATACCTGTAA